A region from the Natronoarchaeum mannanilyticum genome encodes:
- a CDS encoding type IV pilin N-terminal domain-containing protein, producing the protein MRLKQLFTDDEAVSPVIGVILMVAITVILAAVIGAFVLDIGGSQEAAPQVSWDYSFNSSNDNVTVSHNGGEDIDTSTLTVDAAGNSYSGNDFNTTGTLSSGQTLITAKHGSGDEIQIIWAASSGDSSNVIGSQEVSS; encoded by the coding sequence ATGAGACTCAAACAGCTATTCACGGACGATGAGGCCGTGTCGCCGGTTATCGGCGTCATCCTCATGGTCGCAATAACGGTCATTCTCGCCGCCGTGATCGGGGCATTTGTCCTCGACATCGGTGGCAGTCAGGAAGCAGCACCGCAAGTGAGTTGGGACTATTCATTCAACAGTAGCAATGATAATGTCACCGTCTCACATAATGGTGGGGAGGACATTGACACGTCGACGTTAACTGTCGATGCAGCAGGAAATTCGTATAGTGGTAATGACTTCAATACTACTGGAACCCTTAGCTCTGGCCAGACCTTAATAACCGCGAAACACGGCTCTGGTGATGAAATTCAGATCATTTGGGCAGCTAGTAGCGGAGATAGTTCGAATGTGATCGGAAGCCAGGAGGTTTCCTCCTAA
- a CDS encoding type IV pilin N-terminal domain-containing protein has protein sequence MKLKQLFTDDEAVSPVIGVILMVAITVILAAVIGAFVLDIGGSQEAAPQAQYGWSNSSGDILLDHNGGEDLNNNTLSIQTSGSATAQSFASGGSFTAGDTMQAATSFKEGDSVTLIWEASSGDSSQVLSEYGG, from the coding sequence ATGAAACTCAAACAGCTATTCACGGACGATGAGGCCGTGTCGCCGGTTATCGGCGTCATCCTCATGGTCGCAATAACGGTCATTCTCGCCGCCGTGATCGGGGCATTCGTCCTCGACATCGGTGGCAGTCAGGAAGCCGCTCCTCAAGCACAGTACGGTTGGAGCAATAGCAGTGGAGATATCCTCCTAGATCACAATGGTGGGGAGGATCTGAATAACAACACACTCAGTATCCAAACTAGTGGTAGTGCAACTGCACAGTCCTTCGCTAGTGGTGGTTCCTTCACGGCTGGCGATACTATGCAAGCAGCAACCAGCTTCAAAGAAGGAGATAGTGTAACCCTGATCTGGGAAGCGTCGAGCGGAGATTCTAGTCAAGTTCTGAGTGAGTACGGCGGGTAG